The following are from one region of the Halarcobacter sp. genome:
- a CDS encoding pitrilysin family protein — protein sequence MSQSLPSYYTKTLENGLKIVAIPMDNGSNVVSTNIFYNVGSRNEIMGKSGIAHMLEHLNFKSTKNLDAGEFDEIVKGFGGVNNASTSFDYTKYFIKSSSKNMDESLKLFAELMENLTLKDEEFQPERDVVAEERRWRTDNNPMGYLQYRLFNNTYIYHPYHWTPIGFTNDIKNWTIEDIRDFHSTYYQPANATVVIAGDITKEEVFSSTEKYFKNIKNKKEIPSVVHMVEPKQDGEKNIIVHKDTQVEMLAVAYHIPNYEHEDQVALSALSELLSSGKSSYLQKVLVDKKRLVNSVYAYNMELTDPGVFLFMAVCNEGVKAEDVKKEIDKIIKDIKSGNISKKEIEKIKINTKADFIFSLENSSSVASLYGSYFVRGNTKPLFEYEQRVEKLKKEDIIKVTKKYLTKDNSTTVILKKAKEN from the coding sequence ATGAGTCAAAGTTTACCAAGTTATTATACGAAAACTTTAGAAAATGGATTAAAAATTGTTGCTATTCCTATGGATAATGGCTCAAATGTTGTTTCTACAAATATTTTTTATAATGTAGGTAGTAGAAATGAGATTATGGGTAAATCTGGGATTGCCCATATGTTAGAACACCTAAACTTTAAATCTACAAAAAATTTAGATGCTGGTGAATTTGATGAGATAGTAAAAGGTTTTGGAGGGGTTAACAACGCCTCAACATCTTTTGATTACACAAAATATTTTATTAAATCTAGTTCTAAAAATATGGACGAATCTTTAAAACTATTTGCAGAACTAATGGAAAACTTAACATTAAAAGATGAAGAGTTCCAACCAGAAAGAGATGTTGTAGCAGAAGAAAGAAGATGGAGAACAGATAATAACCCTATGGGATATTTACAATATAGACTTTTTAATAATACTTATATTTACCATCCTTATCACTGGACTCCAATTGGTTTTACAAATGATATTAAAAACTGGACAATTGAAGATATTAGAGATTTTCACTCTACATATTATCAACCAGCAAATGCAACAGTTGTAATTGCTGGCGATATAACAAAAGAGGAAGTATTCTCTTCAACAGAGAAATATTTTAAAAATATAAAAAATAAAAAAGAGATACCATCAGTAGTTCATATGGTTGAACCAAAACAAGATGGTGAAAAAAATATTATTGTACATAAAGACACTCAAGTTGAAATGTTAGCTGTTGCTTATCATATTCCAAACTATGAGCATGAAGACCAAGTTGCACTTTCAGCTTTAAGTGAACTATTAAGTTCAGGAAAAAGTTCTTATTTACAGAAAGTTTTAGTTGATAAAAAAAGATTAGTTAACTCAGTTTATGCCTATAATATGGAACTAACTGACCCTGGTGTTTTCCTTTTTATGGCTGTTTGTAATGAAGGTGTAAAAGCTGAAGATGTAAAAAAAGAGATTGATAAAATCATTAAAGATATAAAAAGTGGAAATATCAGTAAAAAAGAGATAGAAAAAATTAAAATAAATACAAAAGCTGATTTTATTTTTTCACTGGAAAACTCTAGTTCTGTAGCATCTTTATATGGTAGCTACTTTGTTAGAGGAAACACTAAGCCTTTATTTGAATATGAACAAAGAGTTGAAAAACTAAAAAAAGAAGATATTATTAAAGTTACAAAAAAATATCTTACAAAAGACAATTCAACAACTGTAATATTAAAAAAAGCTAAAGAGAATTAA
- the murJ gene encoding murein biosynthesis integral membrane protein MurJ: protein MLIKSIFTNSSGILLSRILGFIRDLLTASILGANIYSDIFFVAFKIPNLFRRIFAEGAFTQAFIPSYAKSKYKIRFSSIIFLQLIAFLIVLSLLVTLFSSLITKAVAFGFDDKTIDLASPLVAINFYYLPLIFIVTFMAALLQYKNHFATTAFSTSLLNLSLIAALIISKNYDKYEITFYLSYGVLIGGILQIIVHLLAIKKYNLCKIFTFKKHEKKEENKFYKNFFAATMGSSTAHLSAFLDTWLASFLVTGSISYLYYANRVFQLPLALFAIATSVALFPMIARAIKNKDEDKALQLMKKSSLILFSLLLIATLIGIVLNDEIIWLLFERGAFTSNDTSNTALILTMYLIGLLPYGLAKIFSLWLYAKEEQFLAAKISVKSLGANIIFSLILIGPYEAAGLAFASTLSGFILFFLTLKAFGFKRLKTLYFM from the coding sequence ATGTTAATTAAATCTATTTTTACAAACAGTAGTGGTATTTTACTTTCAAGAATTTTAGGTTTTATTAGAGATCTATTAACAGCATCAATTTTAGGTGCAAATATATATTCAGATATATTTTTTGTAGCATTTAAAATACCAAATCTATTTAGAAGAATATTTGCAGAAGGTGCATTTACTCAGGCTTTTATACCCTCTTATGCAAAATCAAAATATAAAATTAGATTTTCATCAATTATATTTCTTCAACTAATTGCATTTTTAATAGTTTTATCACTTCTTGTAACCCTATTTTCAAGTTTAATTACAAAAGCTGTTGCCTTTGGTTTTGATGACAAAACTATTGATTTAGCATCACCTTTAGTTGCAATAAACTTTTATTATCTACCATTAATTTTTATTGTTACTTTTATGGCCGCGCTATTACAATATAAAAACCATTTTGCCACAACTGCATTTTCAACCTCATTATTAAATTTAAGTTTAATTGCAGCACTTATTATCTCAAAAAATTATGATAAATATGAGATTACATTTTATCTATCTTATGGTGTGCTTATTGGTGGAATATTACAAATCATAGTCCATTTACTTGCAATAAAAAAATATAATTTATGTAAGATATTTACTTTTAAGAAACATGAAAAAAAAGAAGAAAACAAATTTTATAAAAACTTTTTTGCCGCAACAATGGGAAGTTCTACTGCTCATTTATCTGCTTTTTTAGATACATGGTTAGCTTCATTTTTAGTTACAGGATCAATCTCTTATTTATATTATGCAAACAGAGTATTTCAATTACCTTTGGCTCTTTTTGCAATTGCAACTTCAGTTGCCCTGTTTCCAATGATAGCCCGTGCAATAAAAAATAAAGATGAAGATAAAGCCTTACAACTTATGAAAAAATCCTCTTTAATCTTATTCTCACTTCTTTTAATAGCTACCTTAATAGGTATAGTATTAAATGATGAAATAATCTGGTTACTTTTTGAAAGAGGTGCTTTTACAAGCAATGACACTTCAAATACTGCTTTGATATTAACTATGTACTTAATTGGACTACTGCCATATGGATTAGCAAAAATATTCTCTTTATGGTTATATGCAAAAGAAGAGCAATTTTTAGCAGCTAAAATTTCTGTTAAATCACTTGGAGCTAATATTATATTTTCATTAATATTAATTGGACCATATGAAGCTGCAGGATTAGCCTTTGCAAGTACATTAAGTGGCTTTATACTTTTCTTTTTAACCCTAAAAGCTTTTGGTTTTAAAAGATTAAAAACACTCTATTTTATGTAA
- a CDS encoding ABC transporter ATP-binding protein — MKDFFKYYIPFYKNYKLKIFYAFIGILLVAGGSAGLAYIVKPLLDEVFIAKDEQMLYMVPVLLILVQTAQGFGKYIQVYYVSYIGQDIIRITRDRLLKHILTLDIAFFQKKHGGELISRITNDINRIQNAVSNQIAGFIRETLTIIALIGVVIYQSAELAFYGLIVMPLAIYPMAVLAKKMKKLSFRSQESASDITSHLSETFNNVEIIKANCTEKLELDKFENHNKNFFDINIKAVKTSELTSPIMEFLGAIAAAIVIIYGGSEVINGELTAGSFMSFIAALFMLYTPLKRISAIYNQLQGAIAAHERVLSVYSIESTIPTGDKEFPKNIEKIEFKNVELKYDDFIALKDINLTAVKGEKFALVGDSGGGKSSLINLLIRFYDTHAGEILFNDSNLQDIDITSLRTNISVVTQRVYIFNDSVASNVAYGYKIDEQRVINALKQAHAYDFVSSLEDGIYTKLDEFGTNLSGGQRQRIAIARALYKNPQILILDEATSALDNESESIISEVIDEVSKDRITFVIAHRLSTIKNADKIAVFKKGKIVCIDNEKNLLENCSEYKRLYNLANI, encoded by the coding sequence ATGAAAGACTTTTTTAAATACTATATACCTTTTTATAAAAATTATAAATTAAAAATTTTCTATGCTTTTATAGGAATTTTATTAGTTGCCGGAGGAAGTGCTGGGTTAGCTTATATTGTGAAACCACTTCTTGATGAAGTGTTTATTGCAAAAGATGAGCAGATGTTATATATGGTACCAGTATTACTAATTTTAGTTCAAACTGCACAAGGCTTTGGAAAATATATTCAAGTCTATTATGTTTCTTATATTGGTCAAGATATTATTAGAATCACAAGAGATAGATTATTAAAACATATTTTAACCCTTGATATAGCATTTTTTCAAAAAAAGCATGGTGGAGAATTAATATCTAGAATTACAAATGATATAAATAGAATTCAAAATGCAGTATCAAACCAAATTGCTGGTTTTATAAGGGAAACTTTAACTATTATTGCATTAATAGGTGTTGTAATTTATCAAAGTGCCGAATTGGCATTTTATGGACTTATCGTTATGCCTCTAGCAATATATCCAATGGCTGTTCTTGCAAAAAAAATGAAAAAGTTATCATTTAGATCTCAAGAAAGTGCATCAGATATCACTTCACATTTAAGTGAAACTTTTAATAATGTTGAAATTATTAAAGCAAATTGTACAGAAAAACTTGAGCTTGATAAATTTGAAAACCATAACAAAAACTTTTTTGATATAAATATTAAAGCAGTAAAAACTTCTGAATTAACTTCACCAATTATGGAATTTTTAGGTGCAATTGCTGCGGCTATAGTTATTATCTACGGTGGTTCTGAAGTTATAAATGGAGAGCTTACAGCTGGTTCATTTATGTCTTTTATTGCTGCACTTTTTATGCTATATACACCATTAAAAAGAATTTCTGCAATTTATAATCAATTACAAGGTGCAATTGCTGCCCATGAAAGAGTGTTATCTGTTTATTCTATAGAATCAACTATACCAACAGGAGATAAAGAATTCCCAAAAAATATCGAAAAAATAGAATTTAAAAATGTGGAATTAAAATATGATGATTTTATTGCTTTAAAAGATATAAATTTAACAGCAGTAAAAGGGGAAAAGTTTGCCTTAGTTGGAGATAGTGGAGGAGGAAAATCTTCTCTAATAAATCTATTAATTAGATTTTATGATACGCATGCTGGTGAAATTTTATTTAATGATTCAAACCTGCAAGATATTGATATAACATCGTTAAGAACAAATATATCTGTTGTTACCCAAAGAGTTTATATTTTTAATGATTCTGTAGCATCCAATGTAGCATATGGTTATAAAATAGATGAGCAAAGAGTAATAAATGCTTTAAAACAAGCACATGCATATGATTTTGTTTCAAGTTTAGAAGATGGTATCTATACAAAACTTGATGAATTTGGTACAAATTTAAGTGGTGGGCAAAGACAAAGAATTGCCATAGCAAGAGCTTTATATAAAAATCCTCAAATACTAATTTTAGATGAAGCAACATCAGCACTTGATAATGAGAGTGAATCAATTATTTCAGAAGTGATTGATGAAGTTTCTAAAGATAGAATAACTTTTGTTATTGCCCATAGATTAAGTACAATTAAAAATGCTGATAAAATTGCAGTATTTAAAAAAGGTAAAATTGTTTGCATCGACAATGAAAAAAATCTTCTTGAAAACTGTAGTGAATACAAGAGACTTTATAATCTAGCAAATATATAG
- a CDS encoding transcriptional repressor, with the protein MFNSSVLLKEYDLKVTPQRVAIVDELYKNGHMNIDELYQNLLKKFPSISLATIYKNVNAMVEKIFLNEVKIPEAKSVYELAKEEHSHLVCSSCGYIEDIHVDTSILNESIATISNFKVEDTKVVFSGICSKCQ; encoded by the coding sequence ATGTTCAATAGCTCAGTTTTGTTAAAAGAGTACGATCTTAAAGTTACTCCACAAAGGGTTGCAATTGTTGATGAATTATATAAAAATGGACATATGAATATTGATGAGTTATATCAAAATTTATTAAAAAAATTTCCTTCAATATCACTTGCAACTATATATAAAAATGTAAATGCAATGGTTGAAAAGATTTTTTTAAATGAAGTAAAAATTCCAGAAGCTAAATCAGTTTATGAATTAGCAAAAGAGGAACACTCTCATCTTGTTTGTTCATCTTGTGGATATATAGAAGATATTCATGTTGATACATCTATTTTAAATGAATCTATAGCAACAATTTCTAACTTTAAAGTAGAAGATACAAAAGTTGTATTTTCAGGAATTTGCTCTAAATGTCAATAA
- a CDS encoding calcium/sodium antiporter, which yields MDILIFVVAMTALIYGADFIIEQSERIALHYNISPFVIGATLIALGTSLPEMAVSISASSKGSGDIAVANVIGSTIFNIALVLGAVFLISKKIKPDRDLFAKDSAWALFPILVFILMSIDGKLNFVDGLLFVILMIGYLMFLITSNQVEELDDEIKKEKFAWGKTSVMLLIGFVLTIAGADFAIDSAGNIARSFGISEWVIGLFLVAFGTSLPELTISIKSALNNNADLAIGNIIGSNVANFTMVLGISSMVNPLNVNLSGNFFDIAAAFILSLMLVFITANKLYNKSAGIVLMVVLGLVIQNSL from the coding sequence ATGGATATACTAATTTTTGTTGTTGCAATGACTGCTTTGATTTATGGAGCAGATTTTATTATTGAACAAAGTGAAAGAATTGCTCTTCACTATAATATTTCACCTTTTGTAATTGGTGCAACTTTAATTGCACTTGGTACTTCTTTACCTGAAATGGCAGTATCAATTTCTGCATCAAGTAAAGGTAGTGGAGATATTGCAGTTGCAAATGTAATTGGAAGTACAATATTTAATATAGCTTTAGTATTAGGTGCAGTATTTCTAATCTCTAAAAAAATCAAACCAGATAGAGATCTTTTTGCAAAAGATTCAGCTTGGGCTTTATTTCCTATTTTAGTTTTTATACTTATGAGTATTGATGGAAAATTAAACTTTGTAGATGGTCTGTTATTTGTAATTTTGATGATTGGATACTTAATGTTTCTTATCACTTCAAATCAAGTTGAAGAGCTTGATGATGAAATAAAAAAAGAAAAGTTTGCTTGGGGGAAAACCTCAGTTATGCTACTAATAGGTTTTGTTTTAACTATTGCTGGTGCAGACTTTGCAATTGACAGTGCAGGAAATATTGCTAGAAGTTTTGGAATTAGTGAATGGGTAATTGGTCTATTTCTAGTTGCTTTTGGTACATCTTTACCTGAATTAACAATTTCTATAAAATCAGCTTTAAATAATAATGCAGACTTAGCAATTGGTAATATTATTGGTTCAAATGTTGCAAACTTTACTATGGTTTTAGGTATAAGTTCAATGGTAAATCCACTAAATGTAAATTTAAGTGGAAACTTTTTTGATATTGCAGCTGCCTTTATCTTATCACTTATGTTAGTATTTATAACAGCAAATAAACTTTATAATAAAAGTGCAGGTATTGTTTTAATGGTAGTATTAGGATTAGTTATTCAAAATAGCCTATAA
- a CDS encoding globin, with the protein MDYKITKTVFGEKPEYNLPKPLFLEEMKEEGLIKLFDKFYDLVADSDIGNFFPQDEEELEKVKAHNVKFFIEACGGEKHYSNTVGHFDMIKAHEPFSITEKARTEWLGCMEEILREFDISDEAKKSFWEYLETFSKHTVNVNTGLKLPEDIVKV; encoded by the coding sequence ATGGATTATAAAATCACAAAGACAGTTTTTGGAGAGAAGCCAGAATATAATCTTCCAAAACCACTTTTTTTAGAAGAGATGAAAGAGGAAGGTCTAATAAAACTTTTTGATAAATTTTATGATTTAGTTGCAGATAGTGATATAGGAAACTTCTTTCCACAAGATGAAGAGGAACTTGAAAAAGTCAAAGCTCATAATGTTAAGTTTTTTATTGAAGCTTGTGGTGGAGAAAAACATTATTCAAACACAGTTGGACACTTTGATATGATAAAAGCCCATGAACCTTTTTCTATTACAGAAAAAGCTAGAACAGAGTGGCTAGGTTGTATGGAAGAGATATTAAGAGAGTTTGATATATCAGATGAAGCAAAAAAAAGTTTTTGGGAATATCTGGAAACATTTTCAAAACATACTGTTAATGTAAATACTGGTTTAAAACTACCAGAAGATATAGTAAAAGTTTAA
- a CDS encoding endonuclease/exonuclease/phosphatase family protein has product MVRLFLLLFLSICLYAKDFTVSSYNVENLFDLELNKTDYKEYKPNTNSNWNKKTFNIKLSNTIKVLKDLDSDIIALQEIENKELIKLLLKILPEYKYYSFSKYPNASVGVGFLSKIKIIKNKTINVKFSNKIFRPILETTFKLDDFQFKIFNNHWPSKRSPESYRIKYAKKLFDRINELPEGYDYILLGDFNSNYNEFETIYYNKELNNTQSLTGINQVLNTTIDKNYITKEDILKYKKRVHYNLWLELAFEGRFSSKYRGENQTPDNILVSASLFDNKNISFKINSFKVFKPSYLYKNKKINRWQTVNKKHKGYGFSDHLPISASFTTAKVIKKESTNKKIKHISQLYEKIKLTESIDLKDIIVIYKNANNAIIKQKNDRAIYLFNNAQGLIEGNFYNIKVFQIKNYFGLKEIKDFKIVKNNGKFLDYENLYLDLNKLNIDDLKYQNEIVKDIEGLYKNGNFYYKDKVINIYFRNKEDKPNNTMNIKIKRAQIGYYKDKIQLVIHKKSDFDVN; this is encoded by the coding sequence TTGGTAAGACTTTTTTTATTGCTTTTTCTAAGCATCTGTTTATATGCAAAAGATTTCACTGTTAGTTCATACAATGTGGAAAACCTTTTTGATTTAGAACTTAATAAAACAGATTACAAAGAGTATAAACCAAATACAAATTCAAACTGGAATAAAAAAACTTTCAATATAAAACTCTCAAACACTATAAAAGTATTAAAAGATTTAGACAGTGATATTATCGCTTTACAAGAGATTGAAAATAAAGAACTAATAAAACTTTTATTAAAAATACTTCCAGAATATAAGTATTATTCTTTTTCTAAATATCCAAATGCTAGTGTAGGTGTTGGATTTTTAAGTAAAATTAAAATTATAAAAAATAAAACAATAAATGTAAAATTTTCAAATAAAATATTCAGACCAATATTAGAAACAACATTTAAATTAGATGATTTTCAATTTAAAATTTTTAATAATCATTGGCCATCAAAAAGATCACCTGAAAGCTATAGAATAAAATACGCAAAAAAACTTTTTGATAGAATTAATGAACTTCCAGAGGGTTATGATTATATATTACTTGGTGATTTTAACTCAAACTATAATGAGTTTGAAACAATCTACTACAATAAAGAGTTAAACAATACCCAAAGTTTAACAGGAATTAATCAAGTATTAAATACAACTATAGATAAAAACTATATTACAAAAGAAGATATTTTAAAATATAAGAAAAGAGTTCATTATAACTTGTGGTTAGAGTTAGCTTTTGAAGGTAGATTTTCAAGTAAATACAGAGGTGAGAATCAAACCCCTGATAATATACTTGTTTCTGCATCTTTATTTGATAACAAAAATATATCTTTCAAAATAAATAGTTTCAAGGTATTTAAACCCTCATATTTATATAAAAATAAAAAGATAAATAGATGGCAAACAGTTAATAAAAAACATAAAGGATATGGCTTTTCAGATCATCTACCTATTAGCGCAAGTTTTACAACAGCTAAAGTAATAAAAAAAGAAAGCACAAATAAAAAAATAAAACATATCTCTCAATTATATGAAAAAATCAAATTAACTGAATCTATAGATTTAAAAGATATAATAGTAATTTATAAAAATGCAAATAATGCAATTATAAAACAAAAAAATGATAGAGCAATTTACCTTTTTAACAATGCACAAGGCTTGATAGAAGGAAACTTTTATAATATAAAAGTGTTCCAAATAAAAAACTACTTTGGTCTAAAAGAGATAAAAGATTTTAAAATTGTAAAAAATAATGGTAAATTTCTAGATTATGAAAATTTATATTTAGATTTAAATAAACTAAATATAGACGACTTAAAATATCAAAATGAAATAGTAAAAGATATAGAAGGCTTATATAAAAATGGAAATTTTTATTACAAAGATAAAGTTATAAATATATATTTTAGAAATAAAGAGGATAAACCAAATAATACAATGAACATAAAAATTAAACGTGCTCAAATAGGATATTATAAAGATAAAATACAATTGGTAATCCATAAAAAAAGTGATTTTGATGTTAATTAA
- the dapA gene encoding 4-hydroxy-tetrahydrodipicolinate synthase: protein MEIITGAMTALITPFKNGKLDTQKYEELIKRQIAQGIDVVVPVGTTGESATLSVEEDKECIEIAVATCKGTNVKVIAGAGSNATHEACNIAKHAQSVGADGLLSVAPYYNKPSQEGLYQHYKAIAQSVEIPFMLYNVPGRTGSDISADTAIRLYDDVENIYAIKEATGSLERAIEINSQRPDFCVISGDDAIDFPMLANGGKGIISVTANLLPNIKSKIVHSVFEGDYDTARRLNNELYQLNKVLFVEPNPIPIKAAMYLAGLLDTLEYRLPLTAPSADTMKKLEEVLKNYEVIK, encoded by the coding sequence ATGGAGATTATTACAGGTGCTATGACCGCACTTATCACCCCATTTAAAAATGGAAAATTAGATACACAAAAATATGAAGAATTAATTAAAAGACAAATAGCTCAAGGTATTGATGTGGTTGTTCCTGTTGGTACAACAGGAGAAAGTGCAACACTTTCTGTTGAAGAAGATAAAGAATGTATAGAGATTGCAGTTGCTACTTGTAAAGGAACTAATGTAAAAGTTATTGCTGGGGCTGGTTCAAATGCTACACATGAAGCTTGCAATATTGCAAAACATGCACAATCTGTTGGAGCAGATGGACTTTTATCTGTTGCACCATATTATAACAAACCTTCACAAGAGGGATTATACCAACACTATAAAGCGATTGCACAGTCTGTAGAGATTCCATTTATGTTATATAATGTACCAGGAAGAACAGGTTCTGATATTTCTGCTGATACAGCAATTAGACTATATGATGATGTAGAAAATATTTATGCTATAAAAGAGGCTACAGGTTCTCTTGAAAGAGCAATTGAAATAAACTCTCAAAGACCAGATTTTTGTGTTATTTCTGGAGATGATGCTATAGATTTCCCTATGCTAGCAAATGGAGGGAAAGGTATTATTTCTGTAACAGCTAATCTACTTCCAAATATAAAATCAAAAATTGTACATTCAGTTTTTGAGGGAGATTACGATACAGCAAGAAGATTAAATAATGAACTATATCAGTTAAATAAAGTACTTTTTGTTGAACCAAATCCTATTCCAATTAAAGCTGCAATGTACTTAGCTGGATTATTAGATACATTGGAATATAGATTACCATTAACTGCACCAAGTGCAGATACAATGAAAAAATTAGAAGAAGTATTAAAAAACTATGAGGTGATAAAATAA
- a CDS encoding ferritin family protein gives MRQYESYKCNKCGNIVEVQNVGGGELHCCGQAMEMITENLTAVNLMKAFAGESMARNKYEYYAKVAQKEGYRDIAEHFQRAANNEKKHANLELRAYNEMIKGKELGNTIENLNDAIAGESYENVTMYPDFAAVAKDEGKKQISKMLEMIGKIEIEHENMYKMLLERLESGKEFESDDEDEEWICEVCGHVHRGKKALKMCPVCKHPQEYQSRLNSKK, from the coding sequence ATGAGACAATACGAATCGTACAAATGTAACAAATGTGGAAATATAGTTGAAGTACAAAATGTTGGTGGGGGAGAACTTCACTGCTGTGGTCAAGCAATGGAGATGATTACAGAAAATCTTACAGCTGTTAATCTTATGAAAGCATTTGCTGGTGAATCAATGGCAAGAAACAAATATGAGTATTATGCAAAAGTTGCACAAAAAGAGGGATACAGAGATATAGCTGAACATTTCCAAAGAGCTGCAAACAATGAGAAAAAGCATGCGAACTTAGAACTTAGAGCATATAATGAGATGATTAAAGGTAAAGAGTTAGGTAATACAATTGAAAATCTTAATGATGCAATTGCTGGTGAAAGTTATGAAAATGTAACAATGTACCCTGATTTTGCTGCAGTTGCTAAAGATGAAGGTAAAAAACAAATTTCTAAAATGCTTGAGATGATTGGTAAAATTGAAATTGAACATGAAAATATGTATAAAATGTTACTTGAAAGACTTGAATCAGGAAAAGAGTTTGAAAGTGATGATGAAGATGAAGAGTGGATCTGTGAAGTCTGTGGACATGTTCACAGAGGTAAAAAAGCACTAAAAATGTGTCCTGTTTGTAAACATCCACAAGAATATCAATCAAGATTAAATTCTAAAAAATAA
- a CDS encoding quinone-dependent dihydroorotate dehydrogenase, with amino-acid sequence MFSYQTLKKVLFLFQPETAHNLAEFGLRLLPNLKVINNYMINKNFIMDKRLNQEICGIQFQNPVGLAAGFDKNATMIKSMMALGFGYTEIGTMTPRPQDGNPKPRMFRYPELNSVQNAMGFNNEGSAKVLMNLKKVYPYSIPIGANIGKNKVTPEEFALQDYKILIRKFEDNSDYLVINISSPNTPNLRDLQNEKFITELFSMAKELTNKPIFLKIAPDMEVETAIELCKTAVNAGASGIIATNTTIDYSLVEGAQDFGGLSGACLTDKSYNLFKEIAKELYGKTVLISVGGISDAKEAYKRLKAGASLVQSYTGMIFEGPSMVRKINEGILELMKEDGFNNISEVIGSDLK; translated from the coding sequence TTGTTTAGTTACCAAACATTAAAAAAAGTACTTTTTTTGTTTCAACCTGAAACAGCCCATAATTTAGCCGAGTTTGGATTACGATTACTTCCAAATCTAAAAGTAATCAACAACTACATGATAAATAAAAATTTTATTATGGATAAAAGACTAAATCAAGAGATATGTGGAATACAGTTTCAAAATCCTGTGGGATTAGCTGCAGGCTTTGATAAAAATGCTACAATGATAAAATCAATGATGGCATTAGGATTTGGTTATACAGAGATTGGTACAATGACACCAAGACCTCAAGATGGTAATCCAAAGCCAAGAATGTTTAGATATCCTGAATTAAACTCTGTTCAAAATGCTATGGGATTTAATAACGAAGGTTCTGCAAAAGTTTTAATGAACTTAAAAAAAGTTTATCCATATTCGATACCAATTGGTGCAAATATTGGAAAAAACAAAGTAACTCCTGAAGAGTTTGCACTTCAAGATTACAAAATATTAATTAGAAAATTTGAAGATAACAGTGATTATTTGGTTATAAATATTTCAAGTCCAAATACACCAAATTTAAGAGATTTACAAAATGAAAAGTTTATTACTGAGCTTTTTTCTATGGCAAAAGAGTTAACTAATAAACCAATATTTTTAAAAATTGCACCTGATATGGAAGTTGAAACTGCAATTGAACTTTGTAAAACTGCTGTTAATGCTGGAGCTTCTGGGATCATTGCAACGAATACTACAATAGATTATTCTTTAGTAGAAGGAGCGCAAGATTTTGGTGGGTTAAGTGGTGCTTGTTTAACAGATAAATCTTATAATCTATTTAAAGAGATTGCAAAAGAGTTATATGGTAAAACTGTACTAATATCAGTTGGTGGTATTTCTGATGCAAAAGAGGCCTATAAAAGATTAAAAGCTGGTGCATCTTTAGTTCAATCTTATACTGGAATGATTTTTGAAGGACCATCAATGGTTAGAAAAATCAATGAGGGTATTTTAGAACTTATGAAAGAAGATGGATTTAATAATATATCTGAAGTTATTGGTTCAGATTTAAAATAA